One window of Prionailurus bengalensis isolate Pbe53 chromosome B1, Fcat_Pben_1.1_paternal_pri, whole genome shotgun sequence genomic DNA carries:
- the NEFL gene encoding neurofilament light polypeptide: MSSFSYEPYYSTSYKRRYVETPRVHISSVRSGYSTARSAYSSYSAPVSSSLSVRRSYSSSSGSLMPSLENLDLSQVAAISNDLKSIRTQEKAQLQDLNDRFASFIERVHELEQQNKVLEAELLVLRQKHSEPSRFRALYEQEIRDLRLAAEDATNEKQALQGEREGLEETLRNLQARYEEEVLSREDAEGRLMEARKGADEAALARAELEKRIDSLMDEIAFLKKVHEEEIAELQAQIQYAQISVEMDVSSKPDLSAALKDIRAQYEKLAAKNMQNAEEWFKSRFTVLTESAAKNTDAVRAAKDEVSESRRLLKAKTLEIEACRGMNEALEKQLQELEDKQNADISAMQDTINKLENELRTTKSEMARYLKEYQDLLNVKMALDIEIAAYRKLLEGEETRLSFTSVGSITSGYSQSSQVFGRSAYGGLQTSSYLMSARSFPSYYTSHVQEEQIEVEETIEAAKAEEAKDEPPSEGEAEEEEKEKEEAEEEEGAEEEEAAKEESEEAKEEEEGGEDEGEETKEAEEEEKKDGGAGEEQATKKKD; the protein is encoded by the exons ATGAGTTCCTTCAGCTATGAGCCGTACTACTCGACCTCCTACAAGCGGCGCTACGTGGAGACGCCCCGGGTGCACATCTCCAGCGTGCGCAGCGGCTACAGCACCGCGCGCTCCGCTTACTCCAGCTACTCCGCGCCGGTCTCCTCCTCGCTGTCCGTGCGCCGCAGCTACTCGTCCAGCTCCGGCTCCTTGATGCCCAGTCTCGAGAACCTCGACCTGAGCCAGGTAGCCGCCATCAGCAACGACCTCAAGTCCATCCGCACCCAGGAGAAGGCGCAGCTGCAGGACCTCAACGACCGCTTCGCCAGCTTCATCGAGCGCGTGCACGAGCTGGAGCAGCAGAACAAGGTGCTGGAAGCCGAGCTGCTGGTGCTGCGCCAGAAGCACTCCGAGCCCTCCCGCTTCCGGGCGCTGTACGAGCAGGAGATCCGCGACCTGCGCCTGGCGGCGGAAGACGCCACCAACGAGAAGCAGGCGCTCCAGGGCGAGCGCGAAGGGCTGGAGGAGACTTTGCGCAACCTGCAGGCGCGCTATGAAGAGGAGGTGCTGAGCCGCGAGGACGCCGAGGGCCGGCTGATGGAAGCGCGCAAAGGAGCCGACGAGGCCGCGCTCGCCCGCGCCGAGCTCGAAAAGCGCATCGACAGCCTGATGGACGAAATCGCCTTCCTGAAGAAAGTGCACGAAGAGGAGATCGCCGAGCTGCAGGCGCAGATCCAGTACGCGCAGATCTCCGTGGAGATGGACGTGTCCTCCAAGCCCGACCTCTCCGCCGCGCTCAAGGACATCCGCGCTCAGTACGAGAAGCTGGCCGCCAAGAACATGCAGAACGCCGAAGAGTGGTTCAAGAGCCGCTTCACGGTGCTGACCGAGAGCGCCGCCAAGAACACCGACGCGGTGCGCGCCGCCAAGGACGAAGTGTCCGAGAGCCGCCGCCTGCTCAAGGCCAAGACCCTGGAGATCGAAGCATGCCGGGGCATGAACGAAGCGCTGGAGAAGCAGCTGCAGGAGCTGGAGGACAAGCAGAACGCCGACATTAGTGCTATGCAG gacacaatcaacaaattagaaaatgaattGAGAACCACAAAGAGCGAAATGGCCCGATACCTTAAAGAATACCAAGACCTCCTCAACGTGAAGATGGCTTTGGACATTGAGATTGCAGCTTACAG GAAACTCTTGGAAGGTGAGGAGACCCGGCTCAGTTTCACCAGCGTGGGAAGCATCACCAGCGGCTATTCCCAGAGCTCTCAGGTCTTTGGCCGATCTGCCTACGGCGGTTTACAGACCAGCTCCTACCTGATGTCTGCGCGCTCCTTCCCGTCTTACTACACCAGCCACGTCCAGGAGGAGCAGATCGAGGTGGAGGAGACCATTGAGGCTGCAAAGGCCGAGGAAGCCAAGGACGAACCCCCCTCTGAAGGAGaagctgaggaggaggagaaggagaaggaggaggctgaggaggaggaaggagccgAAGAGGAAGAAG CTGCCAAGGAAGAATCCGAGGAGgccaaggaggaagaagaaggaggcgAAGACGAAGGAGAAGAAACCAAAGaagctgaggaggaggagaagaaagacgGAGGTGCTGGGGAGGAACAAGCCACTAAAAAGAAAGATTGA